A window of the Polypterus senegalus isolate Bchr_013 chromosome 4, ASM1683550v1, whole genome shotgun sequence genome harbors these coding sequences:
- the LOC120527556 gene encoding hematopoietic prostaglandin D synthase-like isoform X3, protein MYNYKLTYFNMRGRAELARYIFAYAGMKYEDIRVEWKDWPEIKQTIPFEKLPIMEVDGIIIPQSLAIARYLAKETGLAGATSLEEAQTDALVDCMNDFTIMIPWNEKNKEVKEKQIEELFLIHSPVLMKNLTKALGEKTWLVGESVSRFLPILIHKVLFENKQAVLTAALIQSSQPKHWFYGRCMFFFRHASLFSKYVYM, encoded by the exons ATGTACAATTACAAACTAACATATTTCAATATGAGAGGAAGAGCCGAACTGGCACGATATATTTTTGCATATGCAGGTATGAAATATGAAGATATACGAGTAGAATGGAAAGACTGGCCTGAAATTAAGCAAA CTATTCCATTTGAGAAACTTCCTATAATGGAAGTGGATGGCATAATTATTCCTCAGAGCCTTGCAATTGCAAGATATCTTGCTAAGGAAACAG GATTAGCTGGTGCTACCAGTCTGGAAGAAGCTCAAACAGATGCATTAGTGGACTGCATGAATGACTTCACAATTATGATTCCTTGGAATGAGAAGAATAAAGAAGTTAAG GAAAAACAAATAGAAGAGCTTTTCCTAATTCACAGTCCAGTGCTGATGAAAAATTTAACAAAGGCCCTTGGAGAGAAGACATGGCTTGTTGGAGAGTCGGTAAGTAGATTTTTACCTATATTAATTCATAAAGTATTGTTTGAGAACAAGCAGGCTGTGTTAACTGCGGCACTGATCCAAAGCTCTCAGCCCAAACACTGGTTTTATGGCagatgcatgttttttttcaggCATGCCAGTCTTTTTTccaaatatgtgtatatgtga
- the LOC120527556 gene encoding hematopoietic prostaglandin D synthase-like isoform X4 — protein MKLIVIGQVVMSLLVKMYNYKLTYFNMRGRAELARYIFAYAAIPFEKLPIMEVDGIIIPQSLAIARYLAKETGLAGATSLEEAQTDALVDCMNDFTIMIPWNEKNKEVKEKQIEELFLIHSPVLMKNLTKALGEKTWLVGESVSRFLPILIHKVLFENKQAVLTAALIQSSQPKHWFYGRCMFFFRHASLFSKYVYM, from the exons atgaaactcatcgttatcggacaagttgtcatgtcattgttg gtgAAGATGTACAATTACAAACTAACATATTTCAATATGAGAGGAAGAGCCGAACTGGCACGATATATTTTTGCATATGCAG CTATTCCATTTGAGAAACTTCCTATAATGGAAGTGGATGGCATAATTATTCCTCAGAGCCTTGCAATTGCAAGATATCTTGCTAAGGAAACAG GATTAGCTGGTGCTACCAGTCTGGAAGAAGCTCAAACAGATGCATTAGTGGACTGCATGAATGACTTCACAATTATGATTCCTTGGAATGAGAAGAATAAAGAAGTTAAG GAAAAACAAATAGAAGAGCTTTTCCTAATTCACAGTCCAGTGCTGATGAAAAATTTAACAAAGGCCCTTGGAGAGAAGACATGGCTTGTTGGAGAGTCGGTAAGTAGATTTTTACCTATATTAATTCATAAAGTATTGTTTGAGAACAAGCAGGCTGTGTTAACTGCGGCACTGATCCAAAGCTCTCAGCCCAAACACTGGTTTTATGGCagatgcatgttttttttcaggCATGCCAGTCTTTTTTccaaatatgtgtatatgtga
- the LOC120527556 gene encoding hematopoietic prostaglandin D synthase-like isoform X2, producing MKLIVIGQVVMSLLVKMYNYKLTYFNMRGRAELARYIFAYAGMKYEDIRVEWKDWPEIKQTIPFEKLPIMEVDGIIIPQSLAIARYLAKETGLAGATSLEEAQTDALVDCMNDFTIMIPWNEKNKEVKEKQIEELFLIHSPVLMKNLTKALGEKTWLVGESVTWADLYWEICFTTLNKLKENFAEEYTQLLFLKDRVKAIPEIAEWIKKRPSTEF from the exons atgaaactcatcgttatcggacaagttgtcatgtcattgttg gtgAAGATGTACAATTACAAACTAACATATTTCAATATGAGAGGAAGAGCCGAACTGGCACGATATATTTTTGCATATGCAGGTATGAAATATGAAGATATACGAGTAGAATGGAAAGACTGGCCTGAAATTAAGCAAA CTATTCCATTTGAGAAACTTCCTATAATGGAAGTGGATGGCATAATTATTCCTCAGAGCCTTGCAATTGCAAGATATCTTGCTAAGGAAACAG GATTAGCTGGTGCTACCAGTCTGGAAGAAGCTCAAACAGATGCATTAGTGGACTGCATGAATGACTTCACAATTATGATTCCTTGGAATGAGAAGAATAAAGAAGTTAAG GAAAAACAAATAGAAGAGCTTTTCCTAATTCACAGTCCAGTGCTGATGAAAAATTTAACAAAGGCCCTTGGAGAGAAGACATGGCTTGTTGGAGAGTCG GTTACTTGGGCCGACCTTTACTGGGAAATTTGTTTTACCACACTGAATAAACTGAAGGAGAATTTTGCAGAAGAATATACTCAATTGTTATTTCTGAAAGACAGAGTCAAAGCAATTCCTGAAATTGCTGAATGGATTAAAAAAAGGCCCTCGACTGAATTTTAA
- the LOC120527556 gene encoding hematopoietic prostaglandin D synthase-like isoform X1 yields the protein MKLIVIGQVVMSLLVKMYNYKLTYFNMRGRAELARYIFAYAGMKYEDIRVEWKDWPEIKQTIPFEKLPIMEVDGIIIPQSLAIARYLAKETGLAGATSLEEAQTDALVDCMNDFTIMIPWNEKNKEVKEKQIEELFLIHSPVLMKNLTKALGEKTWLVGESVSRFLPILIHKVLFENKQAVLTAALIQSSQPKHWFYGRCMFFFRHASLFSKYVYM from the exons atgaaactcatcgttatcggacaagttgtcatgtcattgttg gtgAAGATGTACAATTACAAACTAACATATTTCAATATGAGAGGAAGAGCCGAACTGGCACGATATATTTTTGCATATGCAGGTATGAAATATGAAGATATACGAGTAGAATGGAAAGACTGGCCTGAAATTAAGCAAA CTATTCCATTTGAGAAACTTCCTATAATGGAAGTGGATGGCATAATTATTCCTCAGAGCCTTGCAATTGCAAGATATCTTGCTAAGGAAACAG GATTAGCTGGTGCTACCAGTCTGGAAGAAGCTCAAACAGATGCATTAGTGGACTGCATGAATGACTTCACAATTATGATTCCTTGGAATGAGAAGAATAAAGAAGTTAAG GAAAAACAAATAGAAGAGCTTTTCCTAATTCACAGTCCAGTGCTGATGAAAAATTTAACAAAGGCCCTTGGAGAGAAGACATGGCTTGTTGGAGAGTCGGTAAGTAGATTTTTACCTATATTAATTCATAAAGTATTGTTTGAGAACAAGCAGGCTGTGTTAACTGCGGCACTGATCCAAAGCTCTCAGCCCAAACACTGGTTTTATGGCagatgcatgttttttttcaggCATGCCAGTCTTTTTTccaaatatgtgtatatgtga
- the LOC120527555 gene encoding uncharacterized protein LOC120527555, which produces MCTKFLAHGVPPPAVPTPPLPMTPVPGGIWLLLMCAREVTMWLEDTKAQITSFFSSFLKMTPIACPSIPVILPSSVLASEPMVLSLSSGDQESCRHGSLGDSIGNKHGLILISILTANKGAGLHPMAVRILQWYREASVSPPQAQYVEYDSCSLVGKSKVASMFHEWNWQVVQLDVLHLMQCFAAGVTTESHPMYFLFMGHLSFTIFEWDEGNAAQLYQALATESVKGPRGSHISDISLKDLSRHCSHCTCGQ; this is translated from the coding sequence ATGTGCACCAAGTTCTTGGCTCATGGCGTCCCACCACCTGCTGTGCCCACTCCCCCCTTGCCAATGACCCCAGTGCCAGGTGGAATCTGGTTGTTGTTGATGTGTGCTAGGGAGGTGACCATGTGGCTGGAAGACACCAAGGCCCAGATTACCTCCTTCTTCAGCTCATTCTTGAAGATGACACCGATCGCCTGCCCGTCCATTCCTGTAATCCTTCCCTCTAGCGTTCTCGCATCCGAGCCGATGGTTCTCTCCCTTTCCTCAGGTGACCAAGAATCTTGCCGGCATGGGAGTCTGGGTGATAGCATAGGTAACAAGCATGGCCTTATCCTCATCAGCATCCTAACCGCTAACAAGGGTGCAGGCTTGCACCCCATGGCTGTAAGGATTCTGCAATGGTACAGGGAGGCCAGCGTTTCCCCTCCTCAGGCTCAGTACGTGGAATACGACAGCTGTTCCCTTGTGGGAAAATCCAAGGTGGCATCCATGTTCCATGAGTGGAATTGGCAAGTGGTGCAGCTCGACGTGTTGCACCTCATGCAATGCTTTGCAGCAGGTGTTACCACAGAAAGCCACCCAATGTACTTCCTATTCATGGGGCATCTCTCCTTCACCATTTTTGAGTGGGATGAGGGGAATGCCGCCCAGCTTTACCAGGCCTTAGCCACCGAGTCTGTGAAAGGACCTAGGGGCTCCCACATCAGTGACATATCGCTTAAGGATCTGTCCCGGCATTGCAGCCACTGCACGTGTGGGCAGTGA